One stretch of Carassius gibelio isolate Cgi1373 ecotype wild population from Czech Republic chromosome B1, carGib1.2-hapl.c, whole genome shotgun sequence DNA includes these proteins:
- the LOC127949304 gene encoding neuropeptide Y receptor type 1-like — translation MPDSALSPPVPPITALNCSLDASNCSFANLSTIAYGDECYGSHSLFVVMAIAYSAVVLLGVIGNLALILVIARQRELHNVTNVLIANLSVSDLLMSLVCLPFTFIYTFMDHWVFGAVMCKLNSLIQCCSVSVSIFSLVLIAIERHQLILHPRGWRPSLNHACLGISLTWALATLTATPFLLFSRVTDAPLKQLPSVFQEQYRGKVVCVEEWPSREIKLTYTTGMLVLQYITPLTFIFICYLKIYTRLQRRNNMRDRLRENKYRSSETKRINIMLFSIVVAFAVCWLPLNVFNAVIDWNHEVAMNCTHNLLFSLCHLTAMCSVCINPVFYGFLNRNFQRDLRSFRLCKIVSARENEYDMVAMSTIHTDVSKMSLKISSLDL, via the exons ATGCCAGACTCCGCCCTCTCTCCACCAGTTCCACCAATCACTGCTCTGAACTGCTCCTTGGATGCATCGAATTGCTCCTTTGCTAACCTCTCCACAATCGCGTATGGCGACGAGTGCTATGGCAGCCACTCTTTGTTTGTTGTGATGGCCATTGCTTACAGTGCTGTGGTACTTTTGGGTGTCATCGGCAACCTGGCTCTCATCCTTGTCATCGCACGGCAGCGGGAACTTCACAACGTCACAAATGTCCTAATCGCAAACCTCTCTGTTTCAGACCTGCTGATGTCCCTAGTCTGCCTGCCGTTCACCTTCATCTACACCTTCATGGACCACTGGGTGTTCGGCGCGGTCATGTGTAAACTCAACAGCCTGATCCAGTGCTGCTCCGTCTCGGTGTCCATCTTTTCCTTGGTTTTGATCGCCATTGAGAGACACCAGCTCATCCTACACCCTCGCGGATGGAGGCCAAGCCTGAACCACGCCTGTCTGGGCATCAGCCTCACTTGGGCCCTGGCCACCCTCACTGCAACACCCTTTCTGTTGTTCTCCAGGGTGACAGACGCCCCGCTGAAGCAGCTGCCCTCAGTGTTTCAGGAGCAGTACAGGGGAAAGGTGGTGTGTGTGGAGGAGTGGCCCTCCAGAGAAATCAAGCTCACCTACACCACTGGCATGCTGGTGCTGCAGTACATCACTCCTCTCACCTTCATCTTCATCTGTTACTTGAAG ATCTACACACGTCTGCAGCGGCGTAATAACATGAGGGACAGATTACGTGAAAACAAATACCGTAGCAGTGAGACTAAACGGATTAACATCATGCTCTTTTCCATTGTCGTGGCATTTGCGGTTTGCTGGCTCCCGTTGAACGTCTTTAACGCTGTCATCGACTGGAACCATGAAGTGGCTATGAACTGTACTCACAATCTCCTGTTCTCGCTGTGTCACTTGACTGCCATGTGCTCGGTCTGCATTAACCCAGTGTTCTACGGGTTCCTAAACCGCAACTTCCAGCGTGACCTCCGGTCCTTCCGACTCTGCAAGATTGTGTCAGCACGGGAGAATGAATATGACATGGTTGCAATGTCTACTATTCATACAGATGTGTCCAAGATGTCACTGAAAATTAGTAGCTTAGATCTCTAG